The genomic DNA AGCCGCGCGAGAGGCTGGCTGCGGCGTTCGTCGAAGTGCTCCGCACGGAGCATGAGGAAGTGATGGCGAAGCTGGCGTTGATCGTCCCTGACTCGACGCCGAAACGCACGCGCAAGCAAAGCGCCAGGCGGGCGGGGCAATGACGCAAGGGGATGTTGCCGCGAACGCATCTGCGTCGTCGCGGCAACGCGCGTGAGTCCTTACAGATAGCTGCAGACGTAGTCGAGCGTTTCGATCACGTCGATGTCGAAGCGGCTCTTGCCGGGCACCGAGAACGTCTCGCCTGCGCTGTAGGTTTTCCACTCGTCGCTGCCTTCCAGACGAATGCGGCATGTGCCCGCCTGCACTTCCATCAGTTCGGGTGCGTCGGTGCCGAAGTTGAGCGTGCCGGGCAGGATCACGCCCAGCGTCTTGCGCGTGCCGTCGGCGAAAAGAACGGTGT from Paraburkholderia terrae includes the following:
- a CDS encoding pyrimidine/purine nucleoside phosphorylase, which produces MTAATQFDQVSVVKRANVYFDGKCVSHTVLFADGTRKTLGVILPGTLNFGTDAPELMEVQAGTCRIRLEGSDEWKTYSAGETFSVPGKSRFDIDVIETLDYVCSYL